The following are from one region of the Paenalkalicoccus suaedae genome:
- the serS gene encoding serine--tRNA ligase encodes MLDMKVLRSDFAGVKEKLEARNEDISALDRFEEVDTKRRELIQQVEELKSRRNTVSQEISKMKKEKQDASEVIAEMQKVSADVKKLDEELRAIEEDMQLILLSIPNIPHESVPVGATEDDNIEVRTWGETPSFDFEEKAHWDLVTELNIVDFERAAKVTGSRFAFYKGLGARLERALINFMMDLHQEEHGYEEVLPPYMVNRDSMTGTGQLPKFEEDSFKIREEDYFLVPTAEVPVTNMHRDEMMTVEELPKQYVAYSACFRSEAGSAGRDTRGLIRQHQFNKVELVQFVKPEDSYKQLELLTSQAERVLQELKLPYRILSMCTGDLGFTAAKKYDIEVWLPSYKEYKEISSCSNFEAFQARRANIRFKRDSKAKAEHVHTLNGSGLAVGRTVAAIIENYQQADGTVVIPEVLRPYMGNKEVIK; translated from the coding sequence ATGTTAGATATGAAGGTATTGCGCAGTGATTTTGCTGGCGTTAAAGAAAAGCTAGAAGCGCGGAATGAAGATATTTCTGCATTAGATCGTTTTGAAGAGGTAGATACAAAGCGTCGAGAGCTTATCCAGCAAGTAGAAGAGTTGAAGAGCCGTCGTAATACGGTATCTCAAGAGATCTCTAAGATGAAAAAGGAAAAGCAGGATGCATCTGAGGTTATTGCAGAAATGCAAAAGGTATCAGCAGATGTAAAGAAGTTAGACGAAGAGCTTCGTGCGATCGAAGAAGACATGCAACTCATTTTATTGTCTATTCCAAATATTCCTCACGAGAGTGTTCCAGTCGGAGCAACAGAGGATGACAATATCGAGGTTCGCACGTGGGGAGAGACTCCAAGCTTTGATTTTGAAGAGAAGGCACACTGGGATCTTGTTACAGAGCTAAACATCGTCGATTTTGAGCGAGCAGCTAAAGTAACGGGTAGCCGTTTTGCCTTTTACAAAGGGCTTGGAGCAAGGTTAGAGCGTGCACTTATTAACTTTATGATGGATCTACACCAAGAAGAGCATGGCTATGAGGAAGTTCTTCCGCCATACATGGTTAACCGCGATAGCATGACAGGTACAGGTCAGCTTCCTAAATTCGAGGAAGATTCTTTTAAAATTCGTGAAGAAGATTACTTCTTAGTTCCAACAGCAGAAGTGCCAGTAACAAATATGCACCGCGATGAGATGATGACAGTAGAAGAGCTCCCTAAACAATATGTTGCCTATAGTGCATGCTTCCGTTCTGAAGCGGGATCTGCTGGTCGCGATACTCGAGGACTTATTAGACAACACCAGTTTAATAAAGTAGAGCTTGTACAATTTGTTAAGCCTGAGGATTCTTACAAACAGCTTGAGTTATTAACGTCTCAGGCAGAGCGAGTATTACAAGAGCTCAAGCTCCCTTATCGCATCCTTAGCATGTGTACAGGAGATCTTGGTTTTACTGCAGCAAAGAAATACGACATTGAAGTATGGCTTCCGAGCTATAAAGAGTATAAAGAAATCTCTTCTTGTAGTAATTTCGAAGCATTCCAAGCTCGTCGCGCAAACATTCGTTTTAAACGTGATTCTAAAGCAAAAGCAGAGCACGTACACACGTTAAATGGATCTGGATTAGCAGTTGGACGCACAGTCGCTGCAATCATCGAAAACTATCAGCAGGCTGATGGTACGGTTGTAATTCCAGAAGTGCTACGTCCATATATGGGTAATAAAGAGGTTATAAAATAA
- the pdxS gene encoding pyridoxal 5'-phosphate synthase lyase subunit PdxS, producing the protein MEKRVGTDRVKRGMAEMQKGGVIMDVVNAEQAKIAEEAGAVAVMALERVPSDIRKAGGVARMADPTIVEEVQNAVSIPVMAKARIGHIVEARVLEAMGVDYIDESEVLTPADEVFHLNKRDFTVPFVCGARNLGEAARRIGEGASMLRTKGEPGTGNIVEAVRHQRLVQSQVLKVVNMSEDELMTEARDLGAPYEILLEIKRLGRLPVVNFAAGGIATPADAALMMHLGSDGVFVGSGIFKSESPEKFAKAIVEATTHYQDYGLIVELSKNLGSAMPGIDIATLEQRDRMQERGW; encoded by the coding sequence ATGGAAAAACGTGTAGGTACTGATCGAGTTAAGCGTGGTATGGCAGAAATGCAAAAGGGCGGCGTTATCATGGACGTTGTCAATGCAGAACAGGCAAAAATTGCGGAGGAAGCTGGAGCAGTTGCAGTAATGGCACTTGAGCGAGTTCCTTCTGATATACGTAAAGCTGGCGGAGTTGCCCGTATGGCAGATCCAACAATCGTAGAAGAAGTACAAAATGCAGTATCGATCCCAGTAATGGCGAAAGCTCGTATTGGGCATATTGTAGAGGCGCGCGTTCTTGAAGCAATGGGCGTAGACTACATTGATGAGAGTGAAGTTTTAACTCCTGCTGATGAGGTATTCCACTTAAACAAGCGTGACTTTACCGTTCCATTTGTATGTGGTGCGCGTAACCTTGGAGAAGCAGCACGTCGTATTGGCGAAGGTGCATCTATGCTTCGTACAAAAGGTGAGCCAGGTACTGGTAACATCGTAGAAGCTGTACGTCACCAGCGTCTTGTTCAGTCTCAAGTATTAAAGGTCGTAAACATGTCTGAAGACGAGCTTATGACAGAAGCACGTGATCTTGGTGCACCTTATGAGATCCTGCTTGAAATTAAGCGTTTAGGACGTCTTCCTGTTGTTAACTTTGCTGCAGGTGGTATTGCAACTCCTGCGGATGCAGCGCTTATGATGCACTTAGGATCAGACGGAGTATTCGTTGGTTCTGGTATCTTTAAGTCAGAAAGCCCAGAGAAGTTTGCTAAGGCGATTGTGGAAGCTACTACTCACTACCAAGATTATGGACTAATCGTTGAGCTTTCGAAAAACCTAGGAAGCGCAATGCCAGGAATCGATATTGCAACACTCGAGCAACGAGATCGTATGCAAGAGCGAGGCTGGTAA
- the pdxT gene encoding pyridoxal 5'-phosphate synthase glutaminase subunit PdxT, producing MTNIGVLALQGAVREHVVALEAPDVNIIVVKKVEQLAEIDGLVFPGGESTTMRRLINQYGFYEPLKEFAASDKPIFGTCAGAILMATEIVGQDEPHLSVMEMTVERNAFGRQRESFEAILPMKGIGDDVQAIFIRAPIIRSVGDQVEVLATYEGDIVAAREGHFLACSFHPELTEDHRMHQYFVEMVRNAFVTA from the coding sequence ATGACAAACATTGGAGTTTTAGCGCTACAAGGGGCCGTGCGTGAGCATGTAGTGGCACTTGAAGCACCAGACGTGAATATAATCGTGGTCAAAAAAGTAGAGCAACTAGCTGAGATTGATGGACTTGTCTTCCCAGGTGGTGAGAGCACTACAATGCGACGATTAATTAACCAGTACGGCTTTTATGAACCATTAAAAGAGTTTGCGGCTAGTGATAAGCCGATTTTCGGTACATGTGCAGGCGCAATTTTAATGGCAACAGAAATTGTCGGACAGGATGAGCCGCATTTATCTGTGATGGAGATGACTGTAGAGCGTAATGCGTTTGGTCGTCAGCGTGAGAGCTTTGAAGCGATCCTACCTATGAAGGGGATTGGCGATGATGTTCAAGCTATCTTTATCCGAGCTCCAATCATTCGCTCTGTAGGAGATCAAGTAGAAGTGCTTGCTACCTATGAGGGGGACATTGTAGCAGCTAGAGAAGGACATTTCCTTGCTTGCTCGTTCCATCCAGAATTAACAGAAGATCACCGTATGCATCAATATTTTGTTGAAATGGTACGTAATGCTTTCGTGACAGCTTGA
- a CDS encoding ABC transporter ATP-binding protein, which translates to MSNHEALLEIKDLHTGFDIGGETFHAVKGVSFSVKPKEVVCVVGESGCGKSVMSLSIMDLLPKHNGKIDKGQILFKGKDLVPLNDKEMNKIRGKDISMIFQEPMTALNPVLTIGYQIEEVLFNHTSTRKEEIRKKSISLLKQVGISRAEQIVNEYPHQLSGGMRQRVMIAIAIACQPQLLIADEPTTALDVTVQAQILELIKQIQDEVGMAVLLITHDLGVVAELADQVVVMYAGQVVEQADADRIFYNPQHPYTKSLLGSIPKMDERVEVLNTIKGIVPSLKNMPQKGCRFVDRCPVAMDACREIDPLLGETEKGHAVRCILYDASKPGQKAEVR; encoded by the coding sequence ATGAGCAATCATGAGGCGCTTCTTGAGATAAAAGATTTACACACGGGATTCGATATCGGCGGGGAAACATTCCACGCGGTGAAGGGTGTATCTTTTAGCGTAAAGCCTAAGGAAGTTGTTTGTGTAGTTGGAGAGTCTGGGTGCGGTAAAAGTGTTATGTCCCTGTCCATTATGGATCTTCTCCCAAAGCACAACGGGAAGATCGATAAGGGACAGATTTTATTCAAAGGAAAAGATCTTGTTCCATTGAACGACAAAGAAATGAATAAAATCCGTGGGAAAGATATTAGCATGATCTTCCAGGAGCCAATGACTGCATTAAATCCAGTATTAACAATTGGCTATCAGATTGAAGAAGTGCTATTTAATCATACATCCACACGTAAAGAAGAGATTCGAAAGAAAAGTATATCGTTACTTAAGCAAGTAGGTATCTCTCGCGCAGAGCAAATTGTGAATGAGTATCCTCACCAGTTATCTGGTGGTATGCGTCAACGTGTCATGATTGCGATCGCTATTGCTTGTCAGCCTCAGCTGCTAATTGCAGATGAGCCAACGACGGCACTTGATGTTACTGTTCAAGCTCAAATTTTGGAACTAATCAAACAAATCCAAGATGAGGTGGGCATGGCTGTTCTTCTGATTACACACGATTTAGGTGTTGTAGCGGAGCTTGCAGACCAGGTGGTTGTTATGTACGCAGGTCAGGTTGTCGAACAAGCTGACGCTGATCGTATTTTTTATAACCCACAGCACCCTTATACAAAGTCTTTACTAGGTTCTATTCCAAAAATGGACGAGCGAGTAGAAGTACTTAATACGATTAAAGGGATCGTACCATCCCTTAAAAATATGCCGCAGAAGGGATGTCGCTTCGTCGATCGTTGTCCAGTAGCGATGGACGCTTGTCGCGAGATTGACCCTCTGCTTGGCGAAACTGAAAAAGGCC